In Entomomonas moraniae, one DNA window encodes the following:
- a CDS encoding NAD(P)/FAD-dependent oxidoreductase has translation MLEVETPTYYTATKKYDLSFPSLEADIEADIVVIGGGFSGINTALELAEQGFSNIVVLEAKYLGYGGTGRNGGQIMAGIGHDLEAIKKDIGDEGLRTIFAISDQGSKIIQDRIKKYDIKADFCHGYGYLGFNERQTKTLRSWENEFKSLDKTNDIYLLTGPDVNKVIGSDAYKSALVHMGAGHVHSLNLLLGEAKALSSLGARIYEYSPALEVSYGETVHVRTAKGSVKAKKMLWACDGFLNKMEPSLDKKTINTYAFQLMTEPLSDELIERISPIRGAYSDIRPIIDYYRVTKENRLLFGSATRYVEHIPLDLKHYNRQLMLQIFPYLKDVNIDLAWGGPMACSANLFPQIGSLINHPNVFYVQGYSGFGVTPSHIICKVLAAGIAEQSNYYNYYKLISRIHHRDIVGKHAFRPSILTVAKCWHQLSGFWTGRR, from the coding sequence ATGCTAGAAGTTGAAACCCCTACCTATTACACGGCGACAAAGAAATATGATTTAAGCTTCCCATCACTTGAAGCAGATATCGAGGCAGATATTGTTGTTATCGGTGGTGGTTTTTCTGGCATTAATACTGCTCTAGAATTAGCCGAACAAGGATTTAGTAATATTGTCGTCCTAGAGGCTAAATACTTAGGCTATGGTGGTACTGGTCGTAATGGTGGGCAAATTATGGCTGGAATAGGCCATGATTTGGAGGCAATTAAGAAAGATATTGGGGATGAAGGGTTAAGGACGATTTTTGCCATTAGTGACCAAGGCTCAAAGATCATACAAGATCGTATAAAAAAATATGACATTAAAGCAGACTTCTGCCATGGGTATGGTTATTTAGGCTTTAATGAAAGACAAACAAAAACACTTCGTTCTTGGGAAAATGAGTTTAAATCGCTAGATAAAACCAATGATATTTATTTATTAACAGGCCCTGATGTCAACAAGGTGATTGGTTCAGATGCCTATAAAAGTGCGTTAGTTCATATGGGGGCAGGGCATGTTCACTCACTTAATTTATTATTGGGTGAGGCGAAAGCTTTAAGCTCTTTAGGTGCAAGAATTTATGAGTATAGTCCTGCCTTAGAGGTGAGTTATGGTGAAACGGTTCATGTAAGAACGGCTAAGGGCAGCGTTAAAGCAAAGAAGATGTTGTGGGCATGCGATGGCTTCTTAAATAAAATGGAACCCTCTTTAGATAAAAAAACGATCAATACCTATGCTTTCCAATTAATGACTGAGCCTTTATCTGATGAATTAATTGAACGCATTAGTCCGATTAGAGGGGCTTACAGTGATATTAGACCCATCATTGATTATTACCGTGTGACCAAAGAAAACCGTCTGCTATTTGGTAGCGCTACCCGCTATGTGGAGCATATTCCTCTCGATCTAAAACACTATAATCGACAATTAATGCTACAGATATTCCCTTATTTAAAAGATGTTAATATTGATTTGGCATGGGGTGGACCTATGGCTTGTAGTGCAAATCTCTTCCCACAAATTGGGAGTTTAATTAATCATCCTAATGTGTTTTATGTTCAGGGGTATTCAGGGTTTGGTGTTACCCCAAGCCACATTATTTGTAAAGTGCTAGCAGCCGGTATTGCTGAGCAGTCAAATTATTACAATTATTATAAGTTAATCAGCCGAATTCACCATCGAGATATTGTCGGTAAACATGCATTTCGTCCTAGCATTTTAACAGTTGCCAAATGTTGGCATCAGTTATCAGGTTTTTGGACGGGACGTCGCTAA
- a CDS encoding AraC family transcriptional regulator: protein MGIILLNKVVDVKNIQPYFMLSSHSSYQEKRSNIPVISHFYTFQADNSEGHTFAVPDACVDIIFLCDKDNPNARICGCTLSAKLVEVQKNKHYFGIRFAPGYTPKFSQAQTKELIDSEFNLTEVDPSAAIVIDKIAQAHSFDEQINIFITHYQEHLLTSELSGLCKQINQLILSNNGDIRIADIESLTGFSTRYIYKTFTDQFGISPKFYCLTLRFQNALLKLLYNDSVTLTELAIDLGYADQSHFLREFKKFAAVSPKKFLMAIR from the coding sequence ATGGGTATTATTCTTTTAAATAAAGTAGTGGATGTAAAAAATATACAACCTTATTTTATGTTGAGCTCTCACTCAAGTTATCAAGAGAAACGCTCTAACATCCCTGTCATTTCACATTTCTATACATTTCAAGCAGACAACTCAGAAGGCCATACTTTTGCAGTACCCGATGCTTGTGTTGATATTATATTTCTATGCGATAAAGATAATCCTAATGCCCGAATATGTGGCTGTACACTTTCTGCTAAACTCGTTGAAGTGCAAAAAAACAAACATTATTTTGGTATTCGATTCGCACCGGGGTATACACCAAAGTTCTCACAAGCACAGACAAAAGAACTGATAGACAGTGAGTTTAATCTAACAGAGGTTGATCCTTCCGCTGCTATTGTGATTGATAAAATTGCCCAAGCTCACTCATTTGATGAGCAAATCAATATTTTTATTACTCATTATCAAGAACACTTATTAACCAGTGAGTTATCTGGACTATGTAAACAAATTAACCAACTTATTTTAAGCAATAACGGTGATATCCGAATTGCTGATATAGAGAGCCTCACTGGATTTTCAACACGCTATATTTATAAAACATTTACCGATCAATTTGGTATATCCCCTAAATTTTATTGCTTAACCTTACGTTTTCAAAATGCACTGTTAAAGCTACTGTATAATGATAGTGTCACACTAACAGAGTTGGCCATTGACTTAGGCTATGCTGATCAATCCCATTTCTTGCGAGAGTTTAAAAAATTTGCAGCAGTCTCACCAAAAAAATTTTTAATGGCTATACGCTAA